From a region of the Panthera uncia isolate 11264 chromosome B1, Puncia_PCG_1.0, whole genome shotgun sequence genome:
- the LOC125923968 gene encoding TAR DNA-binding protein 43-like gives MTAEELRQFFSQYGEVVGVFTPKPFGAFAFATLADDQVAQSLCGGDLIIKGPGVHITDAELKHNSNGQLKVEDLVAIQGALGIRVDVVTGEGVELAWETMKVGIWVQG, from the coding sequence ATGACTGCTGAGGAGCTGCGGCAGTTCTTCAGCCAGTACGGGGAGGTGGTCGGTGTCTTCACTCCCAAACCGTTCGGGGCTTTTGCCTTTGCCACATTGGCAGATGATCAGGTGGCCCAGTCTCTTTGTGGAGGGGACTTGATCATTAAAGGACCCGGTGTCCACATAACCGATGCTGAACTTAAGCACAACAGCAACGGACAGTTAAAAGTGGAAGATCTGGTGGCAATCCAGGGGGCTTTGGGAATCAGGGTGGATGTGGTAACAGGAGAGGgggtggagctggcttgggaAACGATGAAGGTAGGAATATGGGTGCAAGGATGA